In Chelonia mydas isolate rCheMyd1 chromosome 7, rCheMyd1.pri.v2, whole genome shotgun sequence, the sequence cctccagaccccctgcccctgactgccccgtcgccccatccaatcccccctctccttcctgactgcccccctgggacccatGCCCCCATTTaacccccgttccctgccctctgaccgccccaacccctatccacacccccaccccctgatcaCCACCCCGAACCTCCCCGATCCCTGCctccttaccacgctgcctggagcactgatggctggtggcactacagccatgctgcccagagcGCCATGACAGTCAGCcgtgccgcctggctggagccagccacaccaccgcatAGCACAAAGCACTAGGTCTGGccgcagctctgcagctgcgctgcccagcaagagctcacagccccgctgcccagagcactgcaccagcggtgcagtgagctgaggctgcgggggagggagaacagcaggggaggggctgggggctagccttccgggccaggagctcaggggccaggctggagggtcccgcaggccagatgtggcctgcgggccatagtttgcccacctctgtactagACATTCTCAACACCCATAATGCTGAAACAGAACCACcactgtgcatccgatgaagtgagctgtagctcatgaaagcttatgctcaaataaattggttagtctctaaggtgccacaagtactccttttctttctgcgaatacagactaacacggctgttactcgaGAACCACCACTGCAACTTATACTTACTTGTAAGTAAGAGGTGGCTGTTAATGTTTACAGTGAATATCTTGCTCAGTGTAACAAGAAACTTAGCAGATGTGTTACTGTCAAATAAGCAAGTGAGAAAATACTGAAACACCTACAGTGAGGATTTTTTTCACTCTTTGGGCTGTGTTTTGGAATGAGCagcacttcctcatttttgttagATATAAGAAAGCAGGTGTTACACACTGCTGTTCTGCACTGCTTACTTGGAATGTTTGCCTTTATGAATTCTAAGGTATTATGCTAATGCATTGTCTTCATCTTAAGAGGTCTGGCGCTCCCAACGTAGCCATAAGTTATAAATTTGTCTATGTGCAGCCTGATTAGGGACATTTTTAGTAATCCTCTGTAGTCAGAAAAGTTCACAATACACAAGAAAACAACCATCCTCAGATGTATACAATCCAAAGAGCCCCAATGTTgttcagacactatggtgatgggcatgaGGAACCTAAATTAAGAAAAATGgattcaaacaaaaaaaccaagtaAGAGTTTTGGAAAATAAGACAGCTTTCAGATATTTTTACTGTACCAGCTCAACATGTTATAAAAGTGTATATAAACTAAGAATGTAATTCTGCTTCAGGATTCTAGTGACTTTAACAAATCACTCAAGCTTAACTATGCTGGTTTGAAAAGCTGAATCCTTACCAGAATTGCAGCATTACTAATAGGGTTGCAACATAAAAAGCAATGCACTACATACACCATTATTTAAACAAATACCATGGAGTTTCTGCTCCTTCATGTGTTGAGACTTTAGATATAAAAGCCTTCATGCTTTCAGTAACCTCTGCCAAATCATACTTCTGATCTTCCTCATTTGAGGGAGGAATGGACTCATTTCTACCTGACGCCTCACTCAGGATCTGATCCAGATCATCCGGAGAGATCTCCAACCAACCATCATCTGAAATAACAGAAAGGGAACATATTTGTCAACCTACAAGATCAAATTGGGAATACTGTAACTTTAAAATGGAGGAAATATTGATCAGCAAGATAAATGTTAACACAATGCCTACTTATTGTAAATCATGAATACTTTACATGGAAATACTGAAATGTTTGATAATGAGAAAAACTATGAAGGGGTTGAAAAGGTTATTTGACAAATACTTCTGACACCATTTTATCACACTGGACCAACAGACCAGCTCATATTTGGTGGCTTACGCAAAACAAACTGGTTTTCCTAACTAGTAGAGAGTTCTCCACTAGGCAAGATCACAAAAAAGCTTGTGGCAGTCTCAGCACAAAGGCTGAAATTGAATATACATGGAGACTGAACTTCTGTAGCCATTTGTTATATAAAGAGAAGTGCCTAATTTCCTATGACACCACCTTCACTCACCATCCTCAGGAGGAAGACTAGCAGCTTCTTTTTCAAGTTCATCCAAATTAAAGGACAACGTCTGTAGCAAGGTCAAGATTTCTTCACCTGGACTCATAGCAACAGCACTAAAAGAAAAAATCCCCCACATCTGTAAAATCCCATGAAATCTAATTGAACGTACATAAACAATATCAGTTTACAGTAACTCTTACCTTTTAGGCTTGATAACAGACTGCTGGAAGTAATTCTCTGCCATATGCAGCTGGTCCAGGTACTTAGCAGATCCTTCGAGTTCTCCCTATTTAAAACAGGTCATCAACACTAGtgtatcaaatcctccctcaacTTCCTTTTCATAGCAGTGCCCAGAGGAACTACCACTAATAGTGAAATGGGGGTGAGTATCACAATGCAGTTTCCTTGCTTAGttattggtagggccctaccaaattcatggccatgaaaaatgcgttacggaccgtgaaatctggtctcccctcatGAAATCTtatcttttgtgtacttttaccctatattgtacagatttcacaggggagatcagcatttctcaaactgtggggtcctgaccaaaagggagtttcgggggtggggggtgtcacaaggttattttaggggggtggcagtattgctacccttacttctgcgctgccttcagagctggggggctggagagtggcggctgtaagcgggcacccagctctgaaggcagttcgcctgcactgctgctggcgaagtaagggtggcaatgccataccatgccccCCTTACtgctgcgctgctgccttcagaactgggtggccagagagaggcagctgctgactgagggcctggctctgtaggcagcagtgcagaaggataGCAATACCATAGCACGCCATTCTTTCTTCTGCACTGCTACTAgtggctgctctgccttcagagctgggctccctagccagcagccgcagctctccagctgctcagctctgaaggcagcgctgccaccagcagcagagcagaaatcAGGGTAGCAATatcacaacccccctacaataaccttgtgacctccccccacaaactcctttatgggtcaggactcctacaattacaacaccgtgaaatttcagatgtaaatagctgaaatcatgaaattaattatttttaaaattctatgatggtgaaattgaccaaaatgggctgtgaatttggtagggccctagttattgGTTTGCATACATTGGCTCTTTAGGAAAAATCCAACTAAGTGCAGTAAACAAGAGCAATTAAGCAGTGACCATAACAATGGTGGTTTGTAGTGTTACTGTAGCAGTGTTGGTCCTAGAATACAAGAAGGGGAGGTAAATCtattattggaccagcttctattggtgagagagagacaagtttttgagattacacagatattacctcatgcacctAGTCTCTCTAGTACAATGATGTAAATTATACTACTTTCCTCTCACAAAAAGTAGAGGGCAGAAAACGGGCATACATTTTGCTAATAGTAGGGCATGAATTAAAACGAAAAGAAAACATGCCAAAAAAGTGTTATGCAGCAATATAGTTGATCTTACACACAAAGaaatcaggaaatgcaaagttatggttcccacagcaccaaccacactgaatatattaatatataacaAAAAAGAGGCAGGGTTACAGATGCTGTGAGAACCATAGATGAATTTCCTGATGTTTGTGCATTTACAGTCATAAGTGTGGCATCGCAGGAGTGtacttttttgcatttaataatattttgcaaacaTACCAAAAAGGTTAGGACTTGTCAACTTAAACTATAAGCCAAGGAATGACAGGTCAGAATTAAGAGACCTTggtgattgttttttttaaatcatcacctGCAGGAGACCAGAGGGATCAATGGGCATGATGTTAAATTCCAAGTGTGGAATTTAAGTATATTTGATTTGTGAAACAAAATCATTATAAAACGATATTCCCCAATACATTTACTATTTCATATTATTGTTTTCAATATATACAAATAAAAGCACTTGCATGCAACAGGACTTGTCATTTTGGCTTCCTTCATTCAAGTCTATCCTCTCATTCATGATAGCTCATCCCCAAATCCTACAATATCTTTTCATTTGTAAAGACATTTTATTCTAAACTATTtggtgggtggggaaagggaaataaaaggTACTGTATACAGAATTTAGGAGTGGTTCCTCCCATGACATGAGCTTATCTTTCATGATGAGAGGAATTATGTCCCTCAGCCTCTATCTAAAATCTGCTGTAAATTCTGACCGAAATTTGAaagctggttttgtttttcctgagttatacaaagagagagagagacagttccTTAccttgaaataattatttttcttcagGCTGTTGAGGAAACCAGCCCAAAAGGGAGTGTTTAATGCTTGCCTCTTGGAATCAGGAGAAATTGTATTGCACTTGGAGCATAATATTTCAAAGCCATGAGCCTATATAAGAGATGCAGGAAACATAGGCTCTTAACTATGACACGTTTGTTGAAGTTTGCtttaaatgactgcacaaagaaCTCAGTAGTGGTAAGCTCCAGATTCTGTCATGAGAGAAATGATTTGATGCCTGCTCCCTGGGACATAACTGCCTGGGAGTACTGCAGAGGCAGAGTTCTCAAATTCCAGAATAGCAAGGGGGTGGGCCCATgatcagggatcctagaaatccatttgctgcaggtaaaaaaattgatttatttatttttttaaaaacacagaatcTTTAGTTCTTTACATTTTGTGGGGAAACAAATATATACAGTGGAACCCCAATTATCCGATCTAATTGGGACTGGGCCAGATCggataatcaaaaattcagataatcagGAGAATAGGTAGGGCTTGGACTGTCAGCCGTTTGTGGCAGGTCTTGGGCTGTCACcctaaaaattgtaaatatatcaataaaacattgtgttcaattGATCTTTATATATATTCTGGCTAgagaaactaaagttcagcaatTCATTTCAATCACAGAAAAAGAAGgctttttatgggtttttttttttgttttttaaattttgaggTTTTTATCGTGGAAAAGTAGGATCCCTGCCCACGACACTCAGTAGCAACCCTAATAAGTGATTAAGATGTGTTGACAGGCTTCAAGAGGAGGCCCATCTATTTCTCCTGAGCTGCAAGGACAAAGGAGATCTTTCATCTTCACGAAGGTCTCATTTCCATTTTCCTAGAATAAAACTTAGTTTTTCAACAAAGACAACATGGTGGTAAGAATATCTGGATCCTTCTGATACAACTTCCAGTGGAGGAGATGCACGAGTAACCAGTTATGAGTTTCTATTTTTCTAGAACAGATAAGACTCTTGCAAGAAGAGTGGAAAATTCTTTAATGACTTGGGAGAAGCAAAACTGGGAACTAGAttcagatggggggagggagagagtaaAGTTTGAGAAAAAGGAATGGATTTGCTTAAAGGGAAAGTACTTGGAAGAAATACCCATGCCCAATCTGTAAAAACAATCCTCTACAGCGGTCTGATACAGCATCCTTTTGGGGACGTAAGCTGCTGTTTGGCTTCAAGTTCTCTCTGTAAGCAAGCCAGGGGAAAATAAAGAGGCACGCTTAATGATTCAACCACCCCCAAAAACATGAActagaggggaaaacaaaaaacaagcataAGTGTAGGAGACATGTAAAAAGACATTACCAGTTTCATGCCTAGCTCATGTGCTTTGTATTGATGGTGTACAGGAGAAGGCAATGTATATCCACTGCGTCTGTCTGGAACAAACTTCTGCTGCATTAATTGTGCATATAAACATTTAGTGAATGTGACCTGTAAAtatcaaaagaaataaatatattgtaGCATGATTTTCTAGAAGACATATCAACTTAAATAAAAAGCCATACTTTTGTCTGAATCTTATTTTACACCTGCAGTTGTTAAAAGTAACACTTACAATGTTATTTAAAGACTGGTGATTTGATTGGtgatccccccccgcccacattTTTTATGTCACAATTCCAGTATCCTCCTTCTGTGAGCTGGATGACTTCAGCAAGGCCTTATTGTATACATAAAGTCAGCAGGTGGCTGCTGAGAGGCCTTACTCTGGTGAGGAACGGGGTTGGGAGCAATGGCAAGAAGAAAAAGAGTGGCAGAGTACCACCCACCCTGCACAATAAAATTTGAAAAAGGAGTTTCCCCTAGTTATTGGggcaaaaagagaaagaaagcataGATAAAAGGAATTTAGACTTTTTCTAATTTTAGGGTTGCCTTGGGGAAGGGTGGCACAAAACTTTTTATAGTCTATAATCATCTACTGTTGGAGTATATAGTGGTAAGACATAAGATTCCTAAAGCAAATAGAAATTCATGACTGTCCTCAAGAAAAATGAATTTGCAAACATACTGTTTTAAAATTGAAAGCCATACATTTCCTAACATAACTACGGAACAAACAGTATATCCATCAGTCAAGCAGTCAGTAGAATGGCAATAAGTTACAGGCAGAAAGATCACTTACTGAAGTCATTACACGTTTGTTGGGcaagaaaattttgaaagggcAACATGCTTGTAAGTCAATGGGATCTCGCAGATAAAAGGCCTGGACTGCTGCAGCAACCAGTGCAGGGCGATGCTTCAACACTACCACAATGCCTGCTGGAAGGTAACAGTGGGCTTGGTGAAGGGAGGCCTGGACTTTCTCAGGATACCTGTGGCAGGCAACAATACAAAAAATACTACAGACATGACCAGCCATTTAATATAGGCCTGTTTCCTCTGTCATTTAATATCAGAATGTACATTATGCCAGATTATTAAAATACTCTGAAATCAAATTAGAATACTAGTCAACAATGTTTCTGCAATGTTTCTACAAGACTTGCATAGCCAAGCTCTTTTGCCAAGATCAATGAAATTCCATTCCCCACCCCGTTTTGTGGAAATGCACGATTGTGAACTAGCCAAACAGGCTAGCTGTATAGCTTCTTGGTAATAAACAGAGGAGTCAAATTACAGTCATTTTGCTCAGCCCCAGGTTGTCAACTTCTGCAAAGGAATTTCTACCACCAATCCACTGACCCTTACTGGCCAATCCTGAATGCAAGTTGATGGTCTGAAGGTCATTCTACTTCTGTCTCTCAGCTGAGAGCCCAGGAAGAGATCCAGACATACACTTTTATGGAAAGGCCCAAATTGCGTCAGCCTTCCTGGAAGTCATGAATGAAGAAATAATGTTGCCCCTTTGTAAAAGCCTGGAATTTAGCCCTGAACCACTGAGGTGTCAGTGCTGAGATCAGAATATAGTGTATGGGACTAGCATTGTTAGGGTCCCCACCATAAGAATGCCACAGATATTAGCACAGATTTGTCAGGATAGGAGTAACCTCATTGTAGTTAGCAGGAAAATGGTTTAGATACCATGGATACTTAGATACGGGAGGTAAGTTCCCGAGAAGCTCAGTATCAGAACATTCTGGTAAAGAATATCAGAAAAAATAATCCACGTACCCACTGATGCGTTTATATACAGCTGCTCTAATAGATTTTGTGGCCAGGAAGTCCTCTGGGTGTGCATACAATAGCATTAATACCTGCAGGATTGTTGGATTGGTGACAGGTAGCCAAGACTCCTCTCCAGGATTCTTTGGCTGTGGAATGATGCACAATTCTCCTTGGTGGAAAAAAACCTGACAAAATGTAACGTGTTCATTAGGCAAAATTTTGCTAGTGTTCCATACAGGTCTTAAATTAATGAATGACTGGTGAATTTatacatacacctctaccccaatataacgctgtcctcgggagccaaaaaatcttactgtgttatatcaaacttgctttgattCACCAGAGAGTGCAGCCCCGCCCCTCCGGCGCACTGCTTTACCaagttatatccgaattcgtgttatatcgggttgcattatatcggggtagaggtgtagttacAAAAACATTCTCCACGTGAAGGGATGGTTAGAGAGGATCAAAATGGCACATCAGAAGGAACATCCATATTCACACATAGattaatgaatttatctattAGATGTACTTTTTTGCATTTATCCAAACTACAGAGAACACATTAGAAATTAGGAGTATGAGAAGAGAATTGATGCAAGAAGCAGAAGTTGAGGAAAGGAGGTAATTATTCAGAGAGCCTCACTGGGTGCAGCAAAGACTCGGGACTTAATCATTGATTCAGAACAATTCTGACGGCAACAGGTCCAGtcaaatgaatttttaatttatttcagtttctttAACAGGACAGATAACATGCTTGGTCTTCTATCTGAGGTCTCCTCACTCAGAGAAAGGAGGCAGGGAGGCTTAGGATCAAATCTCAGTACTGACACTGCCTGGCTGTGTAATcgttctgtctcagtttccccatctgtagaacagAGAACACTTCTCTCTCCTTGCtgaacatttgtaaagcacttttgatCTCCTTGTAAAGGAGCTAAAATAGCGCTATATATCCAAAGAAGGTTGCGtcgggttgtgtgtgtgtgtggtggtttgGGCTTTTTCCCCAAATAAAGAGCAGTTGGGAGAAGAAACAGCCCTGCCAGCAAGTATCATTCTGTCCTGCCATTTAAACTAATTGCTGCCAAGATACTCACTTATATTTACTGATTATATAGTATCAGTAGGGTCACACACAGCCTACATCAACATTTACACTGGTTTATGTAATATTGGTATTATGTATACAGAAGTTCAAGTAACTTTAAAGGCAAAACAGAAATTTTAAGCATGATCTGTGTGAGAGAACCATTTTGTGAGGAAAAAGCATGCTGGGTAATCACACCTTCTTAACTATTAGAGAATATTTCTAACTAACGAATTTAGATGACATGTATAGGTTATGAATCTGGCTTTCTTCTTATTTGCATCTTCTGATACCCAGCCATGCTGATAAACTAAGGGTAGATCAATTACTTCAGAACTATCAGAATTCACAAACATTCCTACAGGAGTTTCCTAGAGAACAACATTCAAACGAATGGGATGTTAGAACACATAGTATGTCCAACTGCACTGGATGTGTTCAACTGGTAAGCCTGTAGTAAGTTTTTGTGGTAAGCCTGGCTATTAAAAAACGAAACAGAAGAAAGCTACACTGTGGTCAAAGAGATCAAGCAGCTGATCACAAGACTCTGGTTCAGTCCAGAGATTGCCTTTACAAACAATGTGACAAGTGTAGATTTGCGATGGAGATAGGAGAATAAGACAGGTCAACTAATTTCATTTGTAGCTTAAGCTGGGATTTGATTTTAAGTCTGCAGGGGTAAAAGGCTACTGCAATTAACTCAATACATCATTGAATTACCTGCCTGCTTGCATGACAATTTCACCTACCCGATTGGTACTATTTTCAGGTTTTAACCACTTTGGGAGGAAGTCAGCTGCCTCTATCAGCAGGAACTCACCATCACTGTCATCAACCCTAATCAAATAGAAATCAGTGTCATATTAAACATGGCCCTGTATAGCACAATGATAAATAATTACTAGTTATTGCTTCAGTGAAAGGGGgcttcttcactttttttttttttttaaacattcattgtaaaagattttttcccctcttaatcCTCTACAACAAGATAGAAACATGGTTAAAGGTTTCAGCTGCCTGGTCCTTTTAGGAAAGGCATTTTCCCTTTTACTTGGTAGCAGCCTTAAATAGGGTTTCCAGGATTATTTTTTGCATGTTCCTATTTGGAAGTCAACTAATGTTTCCTCCACTTGAACGAGTTCTTTTATTGATAATAAATTAACAGGTTTGCAGAATTTTTAGTCACATTTGTATTATGAACAAGAATAGGACTCACTTCTTTGAGCCATGTATTAGGAAAAGATTGGAAACATGCTATATGCTCAAGTACAGTTTATATAGAAACACAATTAAGAACAAGACTGGGGGAATATTATTtctacacacagattttgcaATGTCAAGCACTAACCATATTTtattctggtcaccctaaaaggCACTTTTATTTCATCTATCCTAgaggagagtaaaatttaaaatCGAGAAGATATTGTTATATAGTAATCCTAAAATTCAAACTACAGAGATTTGTATTCTCCCTCAGGCTCTGGTAcaccaaagcacttaagaacatgcttaactaAATTCAAAGGgactatgcatgtgcttaaaattaagcacatgattaCACACTTTGCTAAATTGAGCCCTCAAGGAACAGTCTACAGAAAGACCAGTAAGAGAGACAAATTACTTGTGTTCTTTTCTGAACATACTAACAGTGGGCAACTCAACTGTTAATCTCTTTTCCCTTACTTTCTCCTATATGACAAGAAACCATTAGTACAAAGCCACTACTATGATTTCTATTTTCAATAAATACTTTACAAACTTAGACGTCTGACACAAACACTgtagccaggtctacactatagacctatatcggtataagTATGTTGCTCCAGGgtataaaaaatccacacccgaaTGACatagttatattgacctaactCCCCATGTAGATAGTGTTATGTTGATgagagagtttctcccattgacatagccaCTACCTCTCgagaaggtggattaactacgccaacaggaaaagctctcccatcagcataggagCGTCTTAACTTGCAaggttttaagtgtagacctgggaTCTAGCCTACATGTACTGAAGTAAACGCTAAGACTCCAGTTAACACTTTCAAGCTGTTTTAGAAGGAAAATTATTTGTCTTTCATTTCCCCCCATCTTGACAACAGAAGTGTGTTTTTGAAAAAGCAATTTAATATTATCCTGGTGAGGTTTAGAGTACAACAATAGCTGTCATTGAAGGAGCTTAAAAGTCTTTAATTTACAGTTTCACAAAACGCTGAAAATGTGTTAGAGGTACCTTGCTGCTAATTCTGGAAACTTCTTTGTTATTTGCTGTATGATGTACACAATAAACCATTCATCTTCAATATTATCCCCAAATTTAGTCACACCACCAATATGTGCAGGGATATCTCCTGGgaggaaggattaaaaaaaaattcaagacagAAGTTAAGCAGTATCATCTCTATTAATGGTCTGTAAAACATGGTCAATCTATTCActatgtatcagaggggtagccgcattagtctgtatcc encodes:
- the ECD gene encoding protein ecdysoneless homolog, whose protein sequence is MEGELRVAAAEDAVQYQLFLITCEPGDPDQRREVLQQYIERILVQFAPILVSYIWQNQPFNLKYKPAKGDIPAHIGGVTKFGDNIEDEWFIVYIIQQITKKFPELAARVDDSDGEFLLIEAADFLPKWLKPENSTNRVFFHQGELCIIPQPKNPGEESWLPVTNPTILQVLMLLYAHPEDFLATKSIRAAVYKRISGYPEKVQASLHQAHCYLPAGIVVVLKHRPALVAAAVQAFYLRDPIDLQACCPFKIFLPNKRVMTSVTFTKCLYAQLMQQKFVPDRRSGYTLPSPVHHQYKAHELGMKLAHGFEILCSKCNTISPDSKRQALNTPFWAGFLNSLKKNNYFKGELEGSAKYLDQLHMAENYFQQSVIKPKSAVAMSPGEEILTLLQTLSFNLDELEKEAASLPPEDDDGWLEISPDDLDQILSEASGRNESIPPSNEEDQKYDLAEVTESMKAFISKVSTHEGAETPWSPAEACVTFDVDSFTNALDRILGADSEELDSDDLDEEEQFEFLDSDEDLDSEAHGQEEKALPNKMMGSLRSYMDEMDCELTRTNVGKSFVTPRKVASSAKEPLSRDADCALEDDSDAGDADLTPVDVDLNLVTNLLESYSAQAGLAGPASNILQSMGVHLPENSDRRCISSTATD